From the Archangium lipolyticum genome, one window contains:
- a CDS encoding tryptophan dimethylallyltransferase family protein gives MREQGLLAGTLIASGSERLTALARAMGFDEPSTQAMRSLFLTLASSWGELPVGRAPPWPSDVCDDHSPFELSVAIDAEGPQLRVLVEPMDAPFSLSANRAASLRLHEELARTHGLHLERLRALEGLLMPEDARGRFVAWHSAAFSPGHPVDFKVYFNLLAHGPGHAARLTEEALHRIGFHQAWSSVAEVMGRREAGADEPVYFALDLSPRADARAKLYFRHHRATAAFLEEVCALGRHHQPGVVTEFCRRMAGGGEGPYGGKGPVTCLSFSDPSDARPQAVTVYFPVSHHARDDREIRQRITGYLQSQELATGPYLAALESSARRPLEAGTGIHTYAAVRWQGKPRVTVYFSPETYGMMRQPSREAPAVEVARPATEIVDHFEAHSVADHPFFARMHREPVRLEVLARLLANFRVGITREFPRRLAWLTARAPDERIRSVLAKQLNDELGNGDFTRAHRGLFERMFEVLAPWAPPETEEVLAPGHALGAELERCYVSAEPYEGVGASLVVEVYGKQVDTFVADQFRRQKEIPPSALEWLHLHETLEVEHASESMDIARLIPTGPASEAAWRGARAVATASRAFFDALYRACYP, from the coding sequence ATGCGGGAGCAGGGTCTTCTCGCTGGAACGCTCATCGCCTCGGGGAGTGAACGGCTGACGGCGCTCGCGAGGGCGATGGGCTTCGACGAGCCCTCCACCCAGGCGATGCGGTCGCTCTTCCTGACGCTGGCCTCGAGCTGGGGCGAGCTGCCCGTGGGACGTGCTCCGCCCTGGCCCTCGGACGTGTGTGACGACCACTCGCCCTTCGAGCTGTCGGTGGCCATCGACGCCGAGGGGCCGCAGCTGCGCGTGCTGGTGGAGCCCATGGACGCGCCGTTCTCGCTGAGCGCCAACCGCGCCGCGAGCCTGCGTCTGCACGAGGAGCTCGCGCGCACCCACGGCCTGCACCTGGAGCGGCTGCGCGCGCTGGAAGGGCTGTTGATGCCCGAGGACGCGCGGGGCCGGTTCGTCGCCTGGCACTCGGCCGCGTTCAGCCCGGGGCACCCGGTGGACTTCAAGGTGTACTTCAACCTCCTGGCCCATGGCCCGGGACACGCGGCCCGGCTCACGGAGGAGGCCCTGCACCGCATTGGCTTTCACCAGGCCTGGTCCTCGGTGGCCGAGGTGATGGGGCGCCGCGAGGCGGGGGCGGACGAGCCCGTCTACTTCGCGCTCGACCTGTCCCCGCGTGCCGACGCCCGGGCGAAGCTCTACTTCCGCCACCACCGCGCGACCGCGGCGTTCCTCGAGGAGGTGTGCGCACTGGGGCGCCACCACCAGCCGGGAGTCGTCACCGAGTTCTGCCGGCGGATGGCCGGTGGCGGCGAGGGTCCCTATGGCGGCAAGGGTCCGGTGACCTGCTTGAGCTTCTCGGACCCGTCCGATGCGCGGCCCCAGGCCGTGACGGTGTACTTCCCCGTGTCGCACCACGCGCGTGACGACCGGGAGATCCGCCAGCGCATCACCGGCTACCTCCAGAGCCAGGAGCTGGCCACCGGGCCGTACCTGGCGGCGCTGGAGTCCTCGGCCCGCCGTCCGTTGGAGGCGGGGACGGGCATCCACACGTATGCCGCGGTGCGGTGGCAGGGGAAGCCCCGGGTGACGGTCTACTTCTCACCGGAGACCTACGGGATGATGCGGCAGCCGTCGCGCGAGGCGCCCGCGGTGGAGGTGGCACGGCCGGCGACGGAGATCGTCGACCACTTCGAGGCGCACTCGGTGGCGGACCACCCGTTCTTCGCGCGGATGCACCGCGAGCCGGTGCGCCTGGAGGTGCTGGCGCGCCTGCTGGCCAACTTCCGCGTGGGCATCACCCGGGAGTTCCCGCGCCGGCTGGCGTGGCTCACCGCCCGGGCGCCGGACGAGCGCATCCGCAGCGTGCTGGCGAAGCAGCTCAACGACGAGCTGGGCAATGGCGACTTCACGCGTGCCCACCGGGGGCTGTTCGAGCGGATGTTCGAGGTGCTCGCGCCCTGGGCGCCGCCGGAGACGGAGGAGGTGCTCGCGCCGGGCCACGCGCTCGGCGCGGAGCTGGAGCGCTGCTACGTGAGCGCCGAGCCCTACGAGGGGGTGGGCGCGAGCCTGGTGGTCGAGGTGTACGGCAAGCAGGTGGACACGTTCGTCGCGGACCAGTTCCGCCGGCAGAAGGAGATTCCTCCCTCGGCGCTGGAGTGGCTGCACCTGCACGAGACCCTGGAGGTGGAGCACGCCAGCGAGTCCATGGACATCGCGCGGCTCATTCCCACGGGTCCGGCGAGCGAGGCCGCCTGGCGTGGCGCGAGGGCGGTGGCCACCGCGTCGCGTGCCTTCTTCGACGCGCTGTACCGTGCGTGCTACCCATGA
- a CDS encoding protein kinase domain-containing protein encodes MATYRLIRKLAAGGMAEVFLAKVVGAEGFEKPVAVKRILPSLAQDREFVELFLREAKLTVCLQHANVVQVFDLGAISGQYYMVMEFVDGENLRAVQRGSASHHVPLGLREVCFIVQQVTEGLAYAHGRSDAAGRPLNIIHRDVNPSNVMVASSGEVKLADFGIAKAANAQNGTQVGVVKGKAGYLAPEQVKGAEVDQRADLFLIGLMLYELLAGRQLFGGTDYFQTLRNIAQFDVKALSPLPGVPQALWSIVTRALAENPTARFQRARDISDALQNFLFDHRLRVGPQDVAALFSRCFPERRSPLEGTGEVRGEEIRLGSDAGMQRPPTLTSVRSRPPFPGGPRPGTPSIPSMRSVADMGRTQPPPPPPEARAGTSVTMQVPPPPGARAMTLSGVGPSSIPQVPLAGSPRSMTMSAVGSSVAMQVPTRVMRTGRRKLGEMLVAAGKLSESQLKGALERQKRTGGRIGELLVAEGLLTDEDVVRALSEQGGIAFVSDKVLRTMPVPKGLLPLLPLEKAERLEAVPVAQQSKELVCAMREPRDLARLDELKFITGCPVRGIYATEGAIRRAIGRFYRGDDPDQMDDWSNMMPLVGSETQVGVTPYADKHTRTRERLLDESAFEEVSAVPAPPPLPPPPVPEPVAAPRPPPTLAPASLARTMLVVSDDEELREAAVRLLTRQGVAASGSGAADVEKAVALGGTEVALVAADTVPDAPSLVARLMTVAPSMEVRVLPSLAEALGGEAGPLGRAARLHARVVDAALAELGGVGVQGAALAKLARRVARRLGAGRAEAERASAVAYALALAAYQESEERFTRPSCESVRAILGRDAGELAGLIGACTRNAPPLADNAHRATLALAAAVSLLEVAGTATPVASAASQSLVKLRTENRLPAVALEALSAEVMELVLGESAAHTVVLAEPNTARASALQARFLADGVRVVLADSAARARTLLAEGSQALVVASQLPDGDGAALTRSLRSSVDTASLPIFVLAPPEDPGLVEAGLDAGADDVLMYPVNPDVLVAKLRRALQPRRAAVVTAPVVLASATASASA; translated from the coding sequence ATGGCCACATACCGACTCATCCGCAAGCTCGCAGCCGGCGGGATGGCGGAGGTGTTCCTGGCCAAGGTGGTCGGAGCCGAGGGCTTCGAGAAGCCGGTGGCCGTCAAGCGCATCCTCCCCTCGCTCGCGCAGGACCGGGAGTTCGTGGAGCTGTTCCTGCGCGAGGCGAAGCTGACGGTGTGCCTGCAGCACGCCAACGTGGTGCAGGTGTTCGACCTGGGGGCCATCAGCGGGCAGTACTACATGGTGATGGAGTTCGTGGACGGGGAGAACCTGCGGGCGGTGCAGCGGGGCTCGGCGTCCCACCATGTGCCGCTGGGGCTGCGCGAGGTGTGTTTCATCGTCCAGCAGGTGACGGAGGGACTGGCGTACGCGCACGGGCGCTCGGACGCGGCGGGCCGGCCGCTCAACATCATCCACCGGGACGTGAACCCGTCCAACGTGATGGTGGCCAGCAGCGGCGAGGTGAAGCTGGCGGACTTCGGCATCGCCAAGGCGGCCAACGCGCAGAACGGCACGCAGGTGGGGGTGGTGAAGGGCAAGGCGGGCTACCTGGCGCCGGAGCAGGTGAAGGGCGCCGAGGTGGACCAGCGCGCGGACCTCTTCCTCATCGGGCTGATGCTGTACGAGCTGCTCGCCGGCAGGCAGCTCTTCGGTGGGACGGACTACTTCCAGACGCTGCGCAACATCGCCCAGTTCGACGTGAAGGCACTGTCGCCGCTGCCGGGCGTGCCGCAGGCGCTGTGGAGCATCGTCACGCGGGCGCTGGCGGAGAACCCCACGGCGCGCTTCCAGCGGGCGCGTGACATCTCGGACGCGCTGCAGAACTTCCTCTTCGACCACCGGCTGCGCGTGGGCCCGCAGGACGTGGCGGCGCTCTTCTCGCGTTGCTTCCCCGAGCGCCGCTCGCCGCTGGAGGGCACGGGCGAGGTGCGGGGCGAGGAGATCCGCCTCGGCTCGGACGCGGGGATGCAACGGCCGCCGACGCTCACCTCGGTGCGCTCGCGCCCACCGTTCCCCGGAGGCCCGCGCCCGGGCACGCCCTCGATTCCCTCCATGCGCAGCGTGGCGGACATGGGCCGGACGCAGCCTCCACCCCCGCCGCCCGAGGCGCGCGCGGGCACCTCCGTCACCATGCAGGTGCCTCCGCCGCCCGGCGCCCGCGCGATGACGCTGAGCGGGGTGGGCCCCTCGTCCATTCCGCAGGTGCCGCTGGCCGGGAGTCCCCGCTCGATGACGATGAGCGCGGTGGGCTCCTCGGTCGCCATGCAGGTGCCCACGCGCGTGATGCGCACGGGGCGCCGCAAGCTGGGGGAGATGCTGGTGGCGGCCGGCAAGCTGTCGGAGTCGCAGCTCAAGGGCGCGCTGGAGCGGCAGAAGCGCACCGGCGGGCGCATCGGCGAGCTGCTCGTGGCCGAGGGCCTCCTCACCGACGAGGACGTGGTCCGCGCCCTCAGCGAGCAGGGGGGCATCGCCTTCGTCTCGGACAAGGTGCTGCGCACCATGCCGGTGCCCAAGGGGCTGCTGCCGCTGCTGCCGCTGGAGAAGGCCGAGCGGCTCGAGGCGGTGCCGGTGGCCCAGCAGTCCAAGGAGCTGGTGTGCGCCATGCGCGAGCCGCGCGATCTGGCGCGCCTGGACGAGCTCAAGTTCATCACCGGCTGCCCCGTGCGCGGCATCTACGCCACCGAGGGCGCCATCCGCCGCGCCATCGGCCGCTTCTACCGGGGAGACGATCCGGACCAGATGGATGACTGGTCCAACATGATGCCGCTGGTGGGCTCGGAGACGCAGGTGGGAGTCACCCCCTACGCCGACAAGCACACCCGCACGCGCGAGCGTCTGCTGGACGAGTCCGCCTTCGAGGAGGTCTCCGCCGTCCCCGCGCCGCCGCCGCTGCCGCCACCGCCCGTGCCCGAGCCGGTGGCCGCGCCGAGGCCTCCGCCGACGCTCGCGCCGGCCTCGCTGGCGCGCACCATGTTGGTGGTGTCGGACGACGAGGAGTTGCGCGAGGCGGCGGTGCGGCTGCTCACGCGCCAGGGCGTGGCGGCCTCCGGCAGCGGCGCCGCGGACGTGGAGAAGGCGGTGGCCCTCGGGGGGACCGAGGTGGCACTGGTGGCCGCGGACACGGTGCCGGACGCGCCGTCGTTGGTGGCGAGGCTGATGACGGTGGCGCCCTCGATGGAGGTGCGCGTGTTGCCCTCGCTGGCCGAGGCGCTTGGAGGCGAGGCCGGTCCGCTCGGCCGCGCGGCGCGGTTGCACGCGCGCGTGGTGGACGCGGCGCTGGCGGAGCTCGGTGGGGTGGGGGTGCAGGGGGCGGCGCTCGCCAAGCTGGCGCGGCGGGTGGCCCGGCGGCTGGGGGCGGGGCGCGCGGAGGCCGAGCGGGCCTCGGCGGTGGCCTATGCCCTGGCGCTCGCGGCCTACCAGGAGTCGGAGGAGCGCTTCACCCGGCCCTCGTGCGAGTCGGTGCGCGCCATCCTCGGCCGTGACGCGGGCGAGCTGGCGGGGCTCATCGGCGCGTGCACCCGGAATGCTCCGCCGCTGGCCGACAACGCCCACCGGGCCACGCTGGCCCTGGCCGCGGCGGTGTCGCTGCTGGAGGTGGCGGGCACGGCCACGCCGGTGGCCTCGGCCGCGTCGCAGTCGCTCGTCAAGCTGCGCACCGAGAACCGGTTGCCCGCGGTGGCCCTGGAGGCCCTCTCCGCGGAGGTGATGGAGCTGGTGCTGGGCGAGAGCGCCGCGCACACGGTGGTGCTCGCCGAGCCCAACACGGCGCGGGCCTCGGCCCTCCAGGCGCGCTTCCTGGCGGACGGGGTGCGGGTGGTGCTCGCCGACTCCGCGGCGCGGGCCCGCACGTTGCTGGCGGAAGGCAGTCAGGCATTGGTGGTGGCCTCCCAACTGCCGGATGGGGACGGCGCCGCGCTCACGCGCTCGCTGCGCTCCTCGGTGGACACGGCCTCGCTGCCCATCTTCGTGCTGGCCCCTCCGGAGGACCCCGGCCTGGTGGAGGCCGGGCTGGATGCTGGCGCGGATGATGTCCTCATGTACCCGGTCAATCCGGACGTGCTGGTGGCGAAGCTGCGGCGCGCGCTTCAGCCTCGCCGTGCGGCCGTGGTGACCGCTCCGGTGGTGTTGGCTTCCGCCACCGCCTCCGCGAGCGCCTGA
- a CDS encoding sigma 54-interacting transcriptional regulator, with product MVASAAVAEPYDDDEESLDEQTATLHRAESGRVRLKLVVLSGPGAGRTQVLEPGEYLVGKAPTCDIILNDKTISRQHLKLVVRQDGVQAVDMESHNGSFCEGLRFSELELRPGTVITLGTTELKFVPEDTRERSVTLSSRTQFGALVGNSRKMREVFTLLERMAPGGSDVLIQGETGTGKELCAEALHQESPRAKGPFVIVDLAGIAPSLIESELFGHVKGAFTGAQSDRAGAFERASGGTVFLDEVGELPLELQPRLLRVLERRQVKRVGANDYRTVDMRVVAATHVDLEGAVKAGKFRRDLFHRLAVLRVTLPPLRERPDDIALLIDTVLKRMGRPPSALSDQTRALLTQYPWPGNVRELRNVVEQVVNLGEEALPELEPLPGAPVPGDSPSGTGTAELELPFKEAKERLIEGFERDYLKGLIERCEGNISRASREAGIDRVYLRKLLKKHGLEDRSGAREG from the coding sequence GTGGTAGCGTCCGCCGCCGTGGCGGAGCCGTACGACGACGACGAAGAGAGCCTGGATGAGCAGACAGCAACCCTGCACAGGGCCGAGTCCGGCCGGGTGCGGCTGAAGCTGGTGGTGCTGTCGGGGCCCGGTGCCGGACGCACTCAGGTGCTCGAGCCCGGGGAGTACCTGGTGGGCAAGGCCCCCACGTGCGACATCATCCTGAATGACAAGACCATCTCGCGCCAGCACCTGAAGCTGGTGGTGCGGCAGGACGGCGTGCAGGCCGTCGACATGGAGTCGCACAACGGCTCCTTCTGCGAGGGCCTGCGCTTCTCCGAGCTGGAGCTGCGCCCCGGGACCGTCATCACCCTGGGCACCACGGAGCTCAAGTTCGTCCCGGAGGACACCCGGGAGCGCTCGGTGACGCTCTCCTCGCGCACCCAGTTCGGCGCCCTGGTGGGCAACAGCCGCAAGATGCGCGAGGTGTTCACCCTGCTGGAGCGCATGGCGCCCGGCGGCTCGGACGTGCTCATCCAGGGAGAGACGGGCACGGGCAAGGAGCTGTGCGCCGAGGCCCTCCACCAGGAGAGCCCGCGTGCCAAGGGGCCCTTCGTCATCGTGGACCTGGCGGGCATCGCCCCCTCGCTCATCGAGTCGGAGCTGTTTGGCCACGTGAAGGGAGCCTTCACCGGGGCCCAGAGCGACCGCGCGGGCGCCTTCGAGCGGGCGAGCGGAGGCACCGTCTTCCTCGACGAGGTGGGCGAGCTGCCGCTGGAGCTGCAACCCCGGCTGCTGCGCGTGCTGGAGCGGCGACAGGTGAAGCGGGTAGGCGCCAACGACTACCGCACCGTGGACATGCGGGTGGTGGCGGCCACGCACGTGGACCTGGAGGGCGCGGTGAAGGCCGGGAAGTTCCGCAGGGACTTGTTCCACCGGCTCGCGGTGCTGCGCGTCACGCTGCCGCCCCTGCGCGAGCGGCCCGACGACATCGCCCTGCTCATCGACACGGTGCTCAAGCGGATGGGCCGGCCGCCCAGTGCGCTCTCGGACCAGACGCGGGCGCTGCTCACCCAGTACCCGTGGCCGGGCAACGTGCGCGAGCTGCGCAACGTGGTGGAGCAGGTGGTGAACCTGGGCGAGGAGGCGCTGCCGGAGCTGGAGCCGCTCCCCGGCGCACCCGTCCCCGGCGACTCGCCCTCCGGCACCGGGACGGCCGAGTTGGAGCTCCCCTTCAAGGAGGCCAAGGAGCGGCTCATCGAGGGCTTCGAGCGCGACTACCTCAAGGGTCTCATCGAGCGCTGCGAGGGCAACATCTCCCGCGCCTCGCGGGAGGCCGGCATCGACCGGGTGTACCTCCGCAAGCTGCTGAAGAAGCACGGGCTGGAGGACCGGAGCGGCGCCCGGGAGGGGTGA
- a CDS encoding M4 family metallopeptidase yields the protein MQIPARFEKPTLPTTPSLSRAPEAKLQTPTAKAADRATSGFEARSSFAPASKSPVALTDTATPASASKGALPLSSPLAQAAIQKTLDFVQRGQPGAASRGLVPTADVSKSLSPRSVERDSLGMTHVRMDRVHEGVKVFGEQVIGHLDREGKVAGLTGNVSSIPAGLGRSEPKLSAQEALAVARKDFAGRTDREPSVQRALYQAKDGSYHSAYHVELSNTSKLKGDERPRRMNYLVDANSGELLEKFNQIGGIELPHKDGARAASAKGASPAPAPTPGKVSTPDTQASGKADDTTLYSGKVELSTTKNKDGTYSLEDSTRGKGVVTYDAQNKEEASNPVKISDKNDVWGESTDPTRNRSAVDAHYGAEMTYDFLKNVLGRDSLDGKGEKLVSNVHIGTDFVNAYWDGQQMNYGDGDGKDAGPLTTLDIAGHEIAHGLTERTAGLIYSGESGGLNEAMSDIIGTGVEWYASQKNQAVEFDWKMGEDAWTPANGDGDALRYMDDPTKDGYSIDNYKNFPKQTEVHGSSGIANNAFYLLVNGGTNRTSGKKVEDGIGMEKGLQVYYRALEHYMTPRTTFAQARQATVQAATDLFGANSAELRKVKDSWSAVGVS from the coding sequence ATGCAGATCCCCGCCCGCTTCGAGAAGCCCACCCTCCCCACCACGCCATCCCTCTCCCGCGCTCCCGAGGCGAAGCTCCAGACGCCCACGGCGAAGGCCGCGGACCGAGCCACCTCCGGCTTCGAGGCGCGCTCGAGCTTCGCTCCGGCCAGCAAGTCCCCGGTGGCGCTCACGGACACCGCGACCCCCGCGAGCGCGAGCAAGGGCGCCCTGCCCCTGAGCAGCCCGCTGGCCCAGGCCGCCATCCAGAAGACGCTCGACTTCGTCCAGCGGGGGCAGCCGGGTGCGGCGAGCCGTGGCCTGGTGCCCACCGCGGATGTCTCCAAGAGCCTCTCGCCCCGCTCGGTCGAGCGTGACTCCCTGGGTATGACGCACGTGCGGATGGATCGCGTGCACGAGGGCGTGAAGGTCTTCGGTGAGCAGGTCATCGGCCACCTCGACCGCGAGGGCAAGGTGGCGGGCCTCACCGGCAACGTCTCCTCCATCCCCGCCGGGCTGGGCAGGAGCGAGCCGAAGCTGTCCGCCCAGGAGGCCCTGGCGGTGGCCCGGAAGGACTTCGCGGGCCGGACGGACCGCGAGCCCTCCGTGCAGCGCGCCCTCTACCAGGCGAAGGATGGCAGCTACCACTCGGCCTACCACGTGGAGCTCTCCAACACCTCCAAGCTCAAGGGGGACGAGCGCCCGCGGCGGATGAACTACCTGGTCGACGCCAACTCGGGCGAGCTGCTCGAGAAGTTCAACCAGATCGGCGGCATCGAGCTGCCCCACAAGGATGGCGCCCGGGCCGCGTCCGCGAAGGGCGCCTCGCCGGCCCCGGCCCCGACGCCGGGCAAGGTGTCCACGCCGGACACCCAGGCCTCGGGCAAGGCGGATGACACCACGCTCTACAGCGGGAAGGTGGAGCTCTCCACCACGAAGAACAAGGACGGCACCTACAGCCTGGAGGACAGCACGCGCGGCAAGGGCGTGGTGACGTACGACGCGCAGAACAAGGAGGAAGCCAGCAACCCGGTGAAGATCTCCGACAAGAACGACGTGTGGGGCGAGTCGACGGATCCCACGCGCAACCGCTCCGCGGTGGACGCGCACTACGGCGCGGAGATGACGTACGACTTCCTCAAGAACGTGCTGGGCCGCGACTCGCTGGACGGCAAGGGCGAGAAGCTCGTGTCCAACGTGCACATCGGCACCGACTTCGTGAACGCGTACTGGGACGGCCAGCAGATGAACTACGGCGATGGAGACGGGAAGGACGCGGGCCCGCTCACCACGCTGGACATCGCCGGCCACGAAATCGCCCACGGCCTGACCGAGCGCACCGCCGGCCTCATCTACAGCGGCGAGTCCGGGGGCCTCAACGAGGCGATGAGCGACATCATCGGCACGGGCGTGGAGTGGTACGCCAGCCAGAAGAACCAGGCGGTGGAGTTCGACTGGAAGATGGGCGAGGACGCGTGGACGCCGGCCAACGGCGACGGGGACGCGCTGCGCTACATGGATGACCCGACGAAGGACGGCTACTCCATCGACAACTACAAGAACTTCCCGAAGCAGACGGAGGTGCACGGCTCGAGCGGCATCGCCAACAACGCCTTCTATCTGCTGGTCAACGGCGGCACCAACCGCACCTCGGGCAAGAAGGTGGAGGACGGCATCGGGATGGAGAAGGGCCTCCAGGTCTACTACCGCGCCCTGGAGCACTACATGACGCCCAGGACGACCTTCGCCCAGGCGCGTCAGGCCACCGTGCAGGCCGCGACGGATCTCTTCGGCGCCAACTCCGCGGAGCTGCGGAAGGTGAAGGACAGTTGGAGCGCGGTGGGCGTGAGCTGA
- a CDS encoding chitinase yields MKRSIRSAAFLAAIQLFGTACGGQDTIPLVDMEEGTLTAAACSEWAEGNSYTAGQAVTYQGAAYTALVTHTAYVGTNWNPRDTPTLWSPGGNCGTPAFTVNLSASPTTLTSAGSIGLTAQLSGGTGTKVEFYRGSTLLGTDTNGADGWKASDAFSSSTQNGTYSYTAKAYTSTANATSSAVSVTVNIGGQPPPSSIPKHALIGYWQNFNNGAKTLRIRDVPAAYDVIIVAFAEQTAIPGQVTFAVDPGLSSALGGYSKADFISDVRAKQAAGKKVVLSIGGERGNVTINSSATATAFVDSFYALMNEYGFDGLDIDLEHGIDATNLSNATRQLANKVGSRFVLTMAPQTLDVQTGGRYMPLINNTKDLITVVHTQYYNSGSMLGRDGKVYSQGTVDFITAQADLLLATLRADQVAIGVPASPQGAGSGYVSPSVVNAALSCLVLGTNCGSYKPVAKYESFRGVMDWSISWDGTSGWAFSNAVEPHLNSLP; encoded by the coding sequence ATGAAACGCTCGATTCGCTCCGCCGCCTTCCTCGCGGCCATCCAGCTGTTTGGCACTGCTTGCGGTGGGCAGGACACGATTCCCCTGGTGGACATGGAGGAAGGGACGCTGACGGCCGCCGCCTGCTCCGAGTGGGCGGAGGGCAACAGCTACACGGCCGGGCAGGCCGTCACCTACCAGGGCGCGGCGTACACGGCGCTGGTCACCCACACCGCCTATGTCGGCACCAACTGGAACCCCCGGGACACGCCGACCCTGTGGTCTCCCGGAGGCAACTGCGGCACGCCCGCATTCACGGTGAACCTGTCGGCCAGCCCCACCACCCTCACCTCGGCGGGCAGCATCGGCCTGACGGCGCAGCTGAGCGGCGGCACGGGCACGAAGGTGGAGTTCTACCGGGGCTCCACGCTGCTGGGCACGGACACCAACGGCGCGGATGGCTGGAAGGCCTCCGACGCGTTCAGCTCCTCGACGCAGAACGGCACCTACAGCTACACGGCGAAGGCGTACACCTCCACCGCCAACGCGACCAGCTCGGCCGTGAGCGTGACGGTCAACATCGGCGGGCAGCCGCCGCCCAGCAGCATTCCGAAGCACGCGCTCATCGGCTACTGGCAGAACTTCAACAACGGCGCCAAGACGCTGCGCATCCGCGACGTGCCGGCCGCCTACGACGTCATCATCGTGGCCTTCGCCGAGCAGACGGCCATCCCTGGCCAGGTCACCTTCGCCGTGGATCCGGGCCTCTCCAGCGCCCTGGGCGGCTACTCCAAGGCGGACTTCATCAGTGACGTCCGCGCCAAGCAGGCCGCGGGCAAGAAGGTCGTCCTCTCCATCGGCGGCGAGCGCGGCAACGTCACCATCAACAGCTCGGCGACCGCCACCGCCTTCGTCGACAGCTTCTACGCGCTGATGAACGAGTACGGCTTCGACGGGCTCGACATCGACCTGGAGCACGGCATCGACGCCACCAACCTGAGCAACGCCACCCGGCAGCTCGCCAACAAGGTCGGCTCGCGCTTCGTGCTGACCATGGCGCCCCAGACGCTGGATGTGCAGACGGGTGGCCGCTACATGCCGCTCATCAACAACACCAAGGACCTCATCACCGTCGTCCACACGCAGTACTACAACTCGGGCTCCATGCTAGGCCGGGATGGCAAGGTGTACAGCCAGGGCACGGTGGACTTCATCACCGCGCAGGCGGACCTGCTGCTGGCCACGCTGCGCGCGGACCAGGTCGCCATCGGCGTGCCGGCCTCCCCGCAGGGCGCTGGCAGCGGCTACGTGAGCCCCTCGGTGGTCAACGCGGCCCTGAGCTGCCTGGTGCTGGGCACCAACTGCGGCAGCTACAAGCCGGTGGCGAAGTACGAGTCCTTCCGCGGCGTGATGGACTGGTCCATCAGCTGGGACGGCACCAGCGGCTGGGCCTTCTCCAACGCCGTCGAGCCGCACCTGAACTCGCTGCCCTGA
- a CDS encoding ketopantoate reductase family protein: protein MNPAQTAPRVLVVGCGGIGGVLLSRMVEAGQRVSAVARREEIASVLRTRGPVLRDEKGERTIRGELEVFVQPPREGAYDFILLATPPNGVEAAARDTAHLLAPDGAMVVLQNGLCEELVAQVVGEPRVLGAIVAWGASSPETGVYERTSSGGFMLGALSGEQDPRLPRLAGVLGAVSQVAFTDNLRGARWSKLAINCAISTLGTVGGSRVGPLLRHRFVRRLAMEVFTEVFQVARAEGVKVEKVASTVDLEWLTLGESERHSPGSPSLLLKHTMLLAIGARYRRLRSSMLAAIERGREPPVDFLNGEVVRRGKAHGIPVPVNERLLEAVHAMARRELAPGVETLRRIHEQTRPRGH, encoded by the coding sequence ATGAACCCTGCACAGACAGCGCCCCGGGTCCTCGTCGTGGGCTGTGGTGGAATCGGCGGCGTGCTCCTCTCGCGCATGGTGGAGGCGGGCCAGCGGGTCTCCGCCGTGGCGCGCCGCGAGGAGATCGCCAGCGTGCTGCGGACGCGCGGCCCGGTGCTGCGCGACGAGAAGGGCGAGCGCACCATCCGTGGCGAGCTGGAGGTCTTCGTCCAGCCCCCTCGGGAGGGCGCCTACGACTTCATCCTGCTCGCCACGCCGCCGAACGGGGTGGAGGCGGCGGCCCGGGACACGGCGCACCTGCTCGCGCCGGACGGAGCCATGGTGGTGCTCCAGAACGGGCTGTGCGAGGAGCTGGTGGCCCAGGTCGTGGGTGAGCCGCGGGTGCTCGGCGCCATCGTGGCGTGGGGCGCGTCGTCACCGGAGACGGGCGTCTACGAGCGGACCTCCTCGGGAGGCTTCATGCTCGGCGCGCTCTCCGGCGAGCAGGATCCGAGGCTGCCGCGGCTGGCCGGGGTGCTGGGCGCGGTGAGCCAGGTGGCCTTCACGGACAACCTGCGCGGCGCGCGCTGGAGCAAGCTGGCCATCAACTGCGCCATCTCCACGCTGGGCACGGTGGGGGGCAGCCGCGTGGGGCCGCTGCTGCGGCACCGCTTCGTCCGAAGGCTCGCGATGGAGGTCTTCACCGAGGTGTTCCAGGTGGCCCGTGCGGAAGGTGTGAAGGTGGAGAAGGTGGCCTCCACGGTGGACCTCGAGTGGCTCACGCTGGGTGAGTCGGAGCGGCACTCGCCGGGCTCCCCTTCCCTGCTCCTCAAGCACACGATGCTGCTGGCCATCGGCGCGCGGTACCGCCGGCTCCGCTCGTCCATGCTGGCGGCCATCGAGCGGGGGCGCGAGCCGCCGGTGGACTTCCTCAACGGCGAGGTGGTCCGGCGCGGGAAGGCGCATGGCATCCCGGTGCCGGTGAACGAGCGGCTGCTGGAAGCGGTCCACGCCATGGCCCGGCGCGAGCTGGCACCTGGCGTGGAGACGCTCCGCCGCATTCACGAGCAGACCCGGCCGCGGGGCCACTGA